A portion of the Hoylesella buccalis ATCC 35310 genome contains these proteins:
- a CDS encoding HD family phosphohydrolase — translation MSKFNIANSQNWQSILTRIILVVVTVVLIVWSLPRDTSQQFHYDVDKPWMYHSFIATFDFPIYKTDEAIQQEKDSLMQYFQPYFNYKASVEKEQIERFKNDFKLGVPGLPAAYMHILLDRFHRLYQAGIINTPEYNRFAKDSTNMVRVVNGKAAQSVQVNCVYSTLSAYEQLFADNKLAPYRQLLQRCNLNFYLQPNLIYDKDRSETELNDLLSSIPIASGMMISGQKIIDRGDIVDEYTYRVLNSYEREMKRRNVSDQETKTTFYGQLLYVSILIILFTVYLSLFRKDYFSKPRSIMMLYVLIALFPILVSLMMKHSLFSVYILPLATAAIFVRMFMDSRTAFVTQCIIILICAAAVKYQYEFIIMQIVAALVAIYSLRELTQRSQVFKTAILVGLSYAVVYFALQLMQNSSLDKLDIDMYYHFAANAVLLLLSYPLMYVIEKMFGFTSNVTLFELSNTNRGILRDLSEIAPGTFQHSITVANLAAEIANKIEANALLVRTGALYHDIGKMNNPAFFTENQVGANPHEGLSPKESARIIVSHVPDGVKLAERNNLPSFIKDFILTHHGTSTASYFYIQYKNEHPDEEVDPTPFSYPGPDPFTREQAILMMSDSVEAASRSLPEYTEESITELTNKIIDGQVKRGAFTDCPITFRDVLQAKQVLIERLKAIYHTRISYPEEKVSSTN, via the coding sequence ATGAGTAAATTTAACATAGCAAATTCGCAAAACTGGCAAAGCATATTAACGAGGATAATACTCGTGGTGGTGACCGTTGTACTCATTGTATGGAGCCTTCCACGCGACACGTCGCAGCAGTTTCATTACGATGTGGACAAGCCTTGGATGTATCATTCATTCATTGCCACCTTCGATTTCCCCATCTATAAGACAGATGAAGCCATCCAACAGGAGAAAGACTCGCTGATGCAGTATTTCCAACCTTACTTCAATTATAAGGCAAGTGTGGAGAAAGAGCAGATAGAACGGTTCAAAAACGACTTCAAGTTGGGCGTGCCAGGCTTGCCAGCGGCCTACATGCACATCCTTTTGGATCGTTTCCATCGACTCTATCAGGCAGGCATTATCAACACACCCGAATATAATCGGTTCGCAAAAGACTCGACCAACATGGTCAGAGTGGTAAATGGCAAGGCGGCACAGAGCGTTCAAGTCAATTGCGTTTACTCTACCTTATCGGCCTACGAACAACTGTTTGCCGACAACAAGCTGGCTCCTTATCGCCAATTGTTGCAGCGATGCAACCTCAACTTCTACCTACAGCCCAACTTGATTTATGACAAAGACCGAAGTGAAACGGAGCTCAACGACCTTTTGAGTAGCATTCCAATAGCCAGCGGCATGATGATCAGCGGACAAAAGATTATCGACCGGGGCGACATTGTTGACGAATACACCTATCGGGTATTGAACTCATACGAGCGAGAGATGAAGCGCAGAAACGTTTCTGACCAAGAAACCAAGACTACTTTCTATGGCCAACTGCTCTATGTCAGCATCCTCATCATTCTGTTCACGGTCTATCTGTCGCTTTTCCGCAAAGACTATTTCAGCAAGCCGCGCAGCATCATGATGCTTTATGTACTCATCGCATTGTTTCCCATCCTTGTTTCACTGATGATGAAGCACAGTTTGTTCAGCGTGTACATCTTGCCATTGGCCACCGCAGCCATCTTCGTGCGCATGTTCATGGATTCAAGAACGGCGTTTGTCACACAGTGCATCATCATCTTGATCTGTGCAGCAGCGGTGAAATATCAATACGAATTTATCATTATGCAAATCGTTGCGGCCCTGGTAGCCATCTATTCCCTACGCGAACTCACACAACGCTCGCAGGTATTCAAGACAGCTATCCTCGTAGGACTGTCGTATGCAGTGGTTTATTTCGCGCTACAGCTCATGCAAAACAGCTCGCTCGACAAGCTTGACATCGACATGTATTACCACTTTGCCGCTAATGCCGTACTGCTGTTGCTGTCTTATCCACTGATGTATGTCATCGAAAAGATGTTTGGCTTCACGTCCAATGTCACGCTATTCGAGCTGTCCAACACCAACCGGGGCATCCTTCGCGACCTCAGCGAGATAGCTCCCGGCACCTTCCAGCACTCCATTACCGTGGCCAACCTCGCCGCTGAGATTGCCAACAAGATTGAGGCCAACGCCCTATTGGTACGTACCGGCGCCTTGTATCATGACATTGGGAAGATGAACAACCCCGCTTTTTTCACCGAAAATCAAGTGGGAGCCAACCCACACGAGGGTCTATCGCCGAAGGAGAGCGCCCGCATCATCGTGAGTCATGTGCCTGACGGCGTGAAATTGGCTGAGCGAAACAACCTGCCATCCTTTATCAAAGACTTCATCTTGACCCATCATGGCACCAGTACGGCAAGTTATTTTTACATACAATACAAGAACGAACATCCCGATGAGGAGGTAGATCCTACACCATTCTCCTATCCTGGTCCCGATCCTTTCACGCGCGAACAAGCCATCTTGATGATGTCCGACTCTGTTGAGGCTGCCTCCCGTTCACTTCCCGAGTACACGGAAGAGAGCATCACAGAGCTTACCAACAAAATCATTGACGGACAAGTGAAGCGCGGTGCCTTCACCGATTGCCCCATTACCTTCAGGGATGTGTTGCAAGCCAAGCAGGTATTGATAGAACGACTGAAGGCCATTTACCACACACGAATATCGTATCCGGAAGAGAAAGTTAGCAGCACGAATTAA
- the gltX gene encoding glutamate--tRNA ligase has translation MAERKVRVRFAPSPTGALHIGGVRTALYNYLFARQHGGDLVFRIEDTDSHRFVPGAEEYILESFKWLGIQFDEGVSFGGEHGPYRQSERRETYKTYVQQLLDAGKAYYAFDTPEELEAKRNELKNFQYDAHTRMQMRNSLTMTPDECQQRIADGEQYVVRFLVEPGREIHVQDLIRGEVIVKSDILDDKVLYKSADELPTYHLANIVDDHLMEITHVIRGEEWLPSAPLHVLLYEAFGWTDTMPSFAHLPLLLKPEGKGKLSKRDGDRLGFPVFPLEWHDPKTGEVSSGFRESGYFPEAVVNFLALLGWNPGTDQEIFSLNELVEAFDITRCSKAGAKYDYQKGIWFNHEYMLQKSDDEIADLFAPIVANNGVDESMDRIRQVVHMMKDRVDFVKELWPLCSFFFVAPLEYDMKTVRKRWKPYSAEQMTELADLLEGLDDFSIENQEQHVMNWVKEKDYKLGDVMNAFRLTLVGIGKGPGMFDISAFLGKNETLRRLRKAIEEIPTVASHLA, from the coding sequence ATGGCAGAAAGAAAAGTAAGGGTGCGTTTTGCACCCAGTCCTACCGGTGCTTTACATATTGGTGGAGTACGAACAGCGTTGTATAATTATCTTTTCGCACGTCAACATGGTGGCGATCTCGTGTTTAGAATCGAGGACACCGACTCTCATCGTTTCGTTCCCGGAGCCGAAGAATATATCCTCGAGTCATTCAAATGGTTGGGTATCCAGTTCGATGAAGGTGTTTCTTTCGGCGGAGAGCATGGGCCCTACCGTCAAAGCGAGCGTCGCGAGACTTACAAGACGTACGTTCAGCAGTTGCTGGATGCAGGTAAGGCTTATTATGCTTTTGACACTCCGGAGGAGTTGGAGGCCAAAAGAAACGAATTAAAAAACTTCCAATATGATGCTCATACGCGCATGCAGATGCGCAATTCATTAACCATGACGCCCGATGAGTGCCAACAACGCATCGCGGATGGTGAGCAGTATGTGGTGCGCTTCTTAGTTGAACCTGGCCGTGAGATACATGTGCAGGACTTGATTCGTGGCGAAGTGATTGTCAAGAGCGACATCCTTGATGATAAAGTGTTGTACAAGAGTGCTGACGAACTCCCCACTTACCATTTGGCCAACATTGTTGACGACCATTTGATGGAGATTACACACGTCATCAGAGGTGAGGAATGGTTGCCCAGTGCACCCCTGCATGTGTTGCTCTACGAGGCGTTTGGCTGGACCGACACCATGCCTTCGTTTGCCCATCTGCCCCTGTTGCTCAAGCCGGAAGGCAAAGGTAAACTGTCAAAGCGTGATGGTGATCGGCTGGGATTCCCTGTCTTTCCGCTGGAATGGCACGACCCCAAGACGGGTGAAGTGTCGTCTGGATTCCGCGAGAGCGGTTATTTCCCCGAGGCTGTTGTGAACTTCCTCGCTCTTTTGGGATGGAATCCGGGAACCGATCAAGAGATTTTTTCACTCAACGAGCTGGTTGAGGCCTTTGACATCACACGCTGTTCCAAGGCCGGAGCTAAGTATGATTACCAAAAAGGCATTTGGTTCAACCACGAATACATGTTGCAAAAGAGCGATGATGAGATAGCCGATCTCTTCGCACCCATCGTTGCCAACAACGGCGTTGATGAGTCGATGGATCGCATCCGACAGGTGGTTCACATGATGAAAGACCGTGTCGACTTCGTAAAAGAGCTTTGGCCGTTGTGTTCTTTCTTCTTCGTAGCGCCGCTGGAGTATGACATGAAGACGGTTCGCAAGCGTTGGAAACCCTATTCGGCAGAGCAGATGACCGAGTTGGCCGATTTGTTGGAAGGCCTTGACGATTTCTCTATTGAGAATCAAGAGCAGCATGTCATGAACTGGGTCAAAGAGAAAGATTACAAATTGGGTGATGTCATGAATGCGTTCCGTCTGACTTTGGTCGGAATAGGCAAAGGCCCGGGCATGTTCGACATCTCGGCTTTCCTAGGTAAGAACGAAACATTAAGGCGTTTGCGCAAGGCTATCGAGGAGATTCCCACCGTGGCTTCTCATCTTGCCTGA
- a CDS encoding 3-deoxy-D-manno-octulosonic acid transferase: MYQVAIYLYLCGVAVASIFSKKVKKMWKGERQALDILKSKVNPNHQYIWFHAASLGEFEQGRPLIERIRADYPEYKILLTFFSPSGYEVRKNYEHADIVCYLPIDTIRNARRFLRTVRPCMAFFIKYEFWYNYLHILKHRNVPVYSVSSIFREHQIFFRWYGKSYAGVLRCFTHFFVQNEKSKHLLHTIGIDTVDVVGDTRFDRVLQIKEKAQQLPIVEAFKADKKVFVAGSSWAPDEDIFIPFMNECKDWKMIIAPHVISEEHLKRIEEKCKGKTVRYTATTPEEAAQAQCLLIDCFGLLSSVYHYGEVAYVGGGFGVGIHNVLEAVVWKMPVLFGPNHQRFQEAQELIKAKGGFEIADSSSFARMMQQFMTQQEYLRLSGEAAGSYVESKTGATHKILKQIDL, translated from the coding sequence GTGTATCAAGTAGCCATATACCTCTATCTGTGCGGTGTTGCCGTGGCCAGTATCTTCAGTAAGAAAGTTAAGAAGATGTGGAAGGGCGAACGCCAGGCCCTTGATATCCTCAAGAGCAAGGTCAATCCCAACCATCAATACATCTGGTTTCATGCCGCTTCGTTAGGTGAATTTGAACAAGGGCGGCCGTTGATAGAGCGAATCCGCGCCGATTATCCTGAATATAAAATACTACTGACATTCTTTTCGCCTTCGGGTTACGAGGTGAGGAAGAACTATGAGCATGCCGACATTGTGTGCTATCTGCCCATAGACACCATTCGCAACGCACGCAGGTTCTTGAGGACGGTGCGTCCGTGCATGGCCTTTTTCATCAAATACGAGTTTTGGTACAATTACCTGCACATCCTCAAGCACCGCAATGTACCCGTTTACAGTGTCAGTAGCATCTTCCGAGAGCATCAAATTTTCTTCCGTTGGTATGGCAAAAGTTATGCAGGCGTCTTGAGATGTTTTACGCATTTCTTTGTCCAAAACGAAAAGAGCAAACATTTGCTTCACACGATAGGGATAGATACGGTCGATGTCGTAGGCGATACTCGCTTCGATAGAGTGTTGCAAATCAAGGAGAAAGCTCAGCAACTCCCGATAGTTGAGGCTTTCAAAGCAGATAAAAAAGTGTTTGTAGCAGGCTCAAGTTGGGCGCCAGACGAAGATATTTTTATTCCTTTCATGAATGAATGTAAGGATTGGAAAATGATCATCGCCCCCCATGTCATCAGCGAAGAGCATTTGAAGCGTATTGAAGAAAAATGCAAAGGAAAGACGGTTCGTTACACAGCAACAACACCCGAAGAAGCTGCACAAGCTCAATGCTTGTTAATCGACTGCTTCGGACTGCTATCGAGTGTTTATCATTATGGTGAGGTGGCGTACGTTGGTGGAGGCTTTGGGGTAGGAATACACAATGTGTTAGAAGCCGTTGTATGGAAAATGCCCGTACTTTTTGGTCCTAATCATCAGCGTTTTCAAGAAGCGCAAGAACTGATTAAGGCGAAGGGAGGGTTCGAAATCGCGGATAGTTCTTCGTTTGCACGTATGATGCAACAGTTTATGACTCAGCAAGAGTACTTGCGTTTGAGTGGCGAAGCGGCTGGTAGTTATGTGGAATCAAAGACGGGTGCTACCCATAAGATTTTGAAGCAAATAGATTTGTAA
- a CDS encoding glycosyl hydrolase 2 galactose-binding domain-containing protein, protein MIRYSRYFYGFLVVMTFWVQFAFAQTYTRGIGIYPGRVQEAYVPTLVQDDTYRNIALHRKAFHSSSYDYNLTAQLLTDGIITRQGPAYLVTTTNSGVLPLREREWAIDGGEYTRNILMGSRAKLEYHWQGMGIKANQVKLFASVAYHPEEVKNGFSIKVMGKNRKGQWVVLDEKRGNTLPGEASKYRAHSDPNKNTGGDLLPTRKVNISFNLNTKDKTFSDLRLALDMDGAAYWTVTELKFYQDGRPMTDLLPSSVFNSCWMSAGGGNQWVYVDLGVKASFDKIRLHWVQKAMQGELEVSDDAQRWRPLCKLSSKNVTLDEYDCKATARYVRVNMQGARAGQRYALSELEVMGRGGLVAHPKAENRLDGNLLSLNGGQWRLQRASQVRATGEQIAQAAFDDSKWITATVPATVLSSYMNIGAIPYPNYADHLFMISESFFNSNFWYRRSFHVPQAMLGRHVFLNFDGINWKADIYLNGKKVDRMEGAFVRGRIDVSKLLVSGENVLAVEIVKNQHPGAVKEKNEMNTDFNGGILGYDNPTFHATIGWDWISTIRGRNIGIWNDVYLSAEGGVSLADPVVTSCLNLPDTLATVTPSVVLKNNESHAVTGRLRGWIGEVMFEKTVTLPALATVEATFDPSKFADLKNRRLRLWWPNGYGTPYLYDAGFTFEVGGKVLDELTFKAGIREMGYRDVDTRLTMYVNGKRFVPLGGNWGFSESNLNYRGREYDIAVKYHRDMNYNMIRNWVGQTGDEEFYEACDRYGIMVWQDFWLANPADGPDPMDEDMFLKNAKDYVYRIRKHPSIGLYCGRNEGYPPETIDRALRQFVQTLHPGLCYVSSSADDGISGHGPYRALPAKEYFEKQTGKLHSERGMPNVMTFEGLSRTLSPEALWPQNAQWGQHDYTLQGAQQGDSFNKIIEKAFGKVQNAKQFTALAQWVNYEGYRAMYESGSKERLGLLIWMSHSCWPSMTWQTYDYYFEPTAAFFGVKKACEPLHIQWNASTRNMEVVNLNKVVHGTLRAQCEVLDIHGKRLSSHEMALQSKPDTTVVCTKIEEPDMPGTVYFLKMKLIDDNNQVLSDNFYVCSTDEGNLQELRRLPMVTLTTHVKWEGNQATVVLKNESDTPAMMNRINLKGNDGLQILPVDYSDNYFHLMPGEQKTVTVKWKKEDTRGCEPLLEISGMNVNLKEMSVR, encoded by the coding sequence ATGATACGGTATTCACGGTATTTTTATGGCTTTTTGGTAGTGATGACTTTTTGGGTACAATTTGCTTTTGCACAAACCTATACTCGTGGCATTGGCATTTATCCAGGGCGTGTGCAAGAGGCTTATGTGCCTACGTTAGTGCAGGATGACACCTACCGTAACATCGCTTTGCATCGCAAGGCTTTCCACTCTTCATCGTATGATTACAACCTAACGGCACAATTGCTCACCGATGGCATTATCACTCGTCAAGGGCCAGCCTATCTGGTGACGACCACCAATAGTGGCGTTTTGCCCCTTCGAGAACGCGAATGGGCCATTGATGGCGGAGAGTACACCCGCAACATCTTGATGGGTAGCCGGGCAAAGTTAGAGTACCACTGGCAGGGAATGGGTATCAAGGCCAACCAAGTGAAGCTGTTTGCCAGCGTGGCCTATCACCCCGAAGAGGTCAAGAATGGATTTTCCATCAAGGTGATGGGTAAGAATCGCAAAGGACAGTGGGTGGTGTTGGACGAAAAACGTGGAAACACATTGCCCGGAGAGGCTTCGAAATACAGGGCACACAGTGACCCTAACAAGAATACGGGGGGTGACTTGTTGCCTACGCGAAAGGTCAATATCAGCTTCAATCTCAACACCAAGGATAAAACTTTCAGCGACCTTCGCTTGGCGTTGGACATGGATGGCGCTGCTTATTGGACCGTTACCGAACTGAAGTTTTATCAGGATGGACGGCCAATGACCGACCTGTTGCCTTCTTCAGTCTTCAACAGCTGTTGGATGAGTGCGGGAGGCGGCAACCAATGGGTGTATGTTGATTTGGGCGTGAAGGCCTCTTTTGACAAAATTCGTTTGCATTGGGTGCAAAAAGCCATGCAAGGAGAGCTTGAAGTGTCTGATGATGCCCAGCGATGGCGACCGCTATGTAAGTTGTCTTCCAAGAATGTGACCCTCGATGAGTACGACTGCAAGGCCACGGCCCGATATGTGCGAGTGAACATGCAGGGCGCACGGGCGGGACAACGCTATGCGCTCAGTGAGTTGGAAGTGATGGGTCGCGGGGGATTGGTGGCGCATCCCAAGGCAGAAAACCGTCTGGATGGCAACCTACTTTCGCTCAATGGTGGACAATGGCGATTGCAGCGTGCCTCGCAAGTGCGGGCAACGGGCGAACAAATTGCGCAAGCAGCCTTTGACGACAGCAAGTGGATAACGGCCACAGTTCCTGCCACGGTGCTGTCGAGCTATATGAACATCGGCGCCATACCCTATCCAAACTATGCCGACCATCTGTTCATGATTTCCGAATCGTTCTTTAATTCCAACTTTTGGTATCGTCGTTCGTTCCACGTTCCCCAGGCTATGTTGGGCAGACATGTGTTCCTGAACTTTGATGGCATCAATTGGAAGGCTGACATCTACCTCAATGGAAAGAAGGTTGATCGCATGGAAGGAGCGTTCGTTCGTGGAAGAATCGACGTCAGCAAACTGCTCGTGTCGGGAGAGAACGTGCTGGCCGTGGAGATTGTGAAGAATCAACATCCAGGTGCTGTCAAGGAAAAGAATGAGATGAATACCGACTTTAATGGGGGAATCTTGGGTTATGACAATCCTACGTTCCATGCCACGATTGGGTGGGACTGGATCTCTACCATCCGTGGTCGTAACATCGGTATTTGGAATGACGTGTATCTGTCTGCTGAAGGTGGGGTGAGTTTGGCGGATCCAGTGGTGACTTCGTGCTTGAACCTGCCGGATACGCTGGCCACGGTCACACCGTCCGTCGTACTGAAAAACAACGAATCGCATGCTGTGACAGGACGGTTGAGGGGCTGGATAGGCGAGGTGATGTTTGAAAAAACCGTGACGTTGCCCGCATTGGCCACGGTGGAAGCAACGTTTGACCCATCGAAATTCGCCGATTTGAAGAACCGTCGCCTGCGCTTGTGGTGGCCCAACGGTTATGGAACACCTTATCTTTACGACGCTGGATTTACGTTTGAGGTGGGCGGAAAGGTGTTGGACGAGCTGACGTTCAAGGCCGGGATTCGTGAAATGGGATATCGGGATGTTGATACCCGACTAACGATGTATGTCAATGGGAAACGCTTCGTACCACTGGGAGGCAACTGGGGCTTCAGTGAGAGCAATCTGAACTATCGGGGTAGGGAATACGATATTGCCGTGAAGTATCACCGCGATATGAATTATAACATGATACGCAACTGGGTAGGGCAGACCGGTGATGAGGAGTTTTACGAGGCTTGTGACCGCTATGGCATTATGGTGTGGCAAGATTTTTGGCTGGCTAATCCTGCTGATGGACCCGATCCGATGGACGAGGACATGTTTCTGAAGAATGCAAAGGATTATGTGTACCGCATTAGAAAGCATCCGAGTATCGGTTTGTACTGTGGACGAAATGAGGGTTATCCACCCGAAACGATCGATAGGGCGCTGCGTCAATTTGTACAGACGTTGCATCCAGGACTTTGTTATGTGTCAAGTTCGGCCGATGATGGCATCAGTGGGCATGGTCCATACCGTGCCTTGCCTGCGAAAGAATACTTTGAAAAGCAGACTGGTAAGCTGCATTCGGAGCGTGGAATGCCAAATGTCATGACCTTCGAAGGACTTTCGAGAACACTAAGTCCAGAGGCTTTATGGCCTCAGAATGCACAATGGGGACAGCATGACTACACGTTGCAAGGAGCACAGCAAGGAGATTCGTTCAACAAAATCATCGAAAAGGCGTTCGGAAAGGTGCAAAACGCCAAGCAGTTCACCGCTCTTGCGCAGTGGGTGAACTATGAAGGCTATCGTGCCATGTATGAGTCAGGAAGCAAAGAACGGTTGGGATTGTTGATATGGATGAGCCATTCGTGTTGGCCCAGCATGACTTGGCAGACATACGACTACTACTTTGAACCTACAGCCGCTTTCTTTGGCGTGAAAAAAGCATGCGAGCCGTTGCATATTCAGTGGAATGCAAGCACGCGAAACATGGAGGTTGTCAACCTAAATAAAGTGGTGCACGGGACCTTGAGGGCACAATGTGAGGTGCTGGATATCCATGGCAAGCGACTTTCATCTCATGAGATGGCGTTGCAGAGCAAGCCTGACACGACCGTTGTCTGCACTAAAATAGAAGAGCCTGACATGCCAGGGACGGTCTACTTTTTGAAGATGAAATTGATAGATGATAACAACCAGGTGCTTTCAGACAACTTCTATGTGTGCTCTACCGATGAAGGAAACTTGCAAGAACTAAGGCGTTTGCCCATGGTAACGTTGACCACGCATGTTAAATGGGAAGGAAATCAGGCAACGGTTGTGCTGAAAAACGAGAGTGACACACCCGCCATGATGAACCGCATCAACTTAAAAGGCAACGATGGCCTGCAAATTTTGCCGGTTGATTATAGTGACAATTATTTCCACCTGATGCCCGGTGAACAGAAAACGGTGACCGTAAAGTGGAAAAAAGAGGATACTCGTGGTTGCGAACCGTTGTTGGAAATATCGGGAATGAATGTAAATTTGAAAGAGATGTCTGTGCGCTGA
- a CDS encoding mannose-1-phosphate guanylyltransferase — MSDSQYCVILAGGKGKRLWPCSREATPKQFIDFFGTGRTLLQQTYDRMLKVVPPNNIFISTNQSYLDDVHQQLPDITEDRILAEPIHRNTAPSVAWAAHRIMRFNPNANLLVTPSDQMIQNEDAFVSDIQEGFAFVSQRDELLTLGIKPTRPEPGYGYIQLGEPAENGVYQVQSFTEKPERDFAKMFVESGEFYWNTGMFMANIRYLSHCLFKLLPSVLRNLDAMTPHWTIEEENHFINKNFPLYPNLSVDNGVLEKSERVYVMKCNFGWADIGTWHSIYEAMQKSESDNVVIDSNVILEDCQNNVIKLPKDKLAILNGLDGYIIAEHGNVLLICKKEDSSALVRKYVNEVQIKKGTDYI; from the coding sequence ATGTCAGATAGCCAATACTGTGTCATTCTGGCCGGAGGAAAAGGTAAACGCCTTTGGCCTTGCAGTCGTGAAGCCACGCCGAAACAATTCATCGACTTCTTTGGCACAGGACGTACGCTTTTGCAGCAAACATACGACCGGATGCTCAAGGTAGTTCCACCCAATAATATCTTCATCAGCACCAATCAGTCATACCTTGATGACGTTCATCAGCAGTTGCCCGACATCACGGAAGACCGCATCTTGGCCGAACCCATCCACCGCAACACGGCACCAAGCGTGGCATGGGCCGCACATCGCATCATGCGATTCAACCCCAACGCGAACCTGTTGGTGACGCCGTCCGACCAAATGATTCAGAACGAGGACGCCTTTGTAAGCGACATCCAGGAGGGATTTGCTTTTGTCAGTCAGAGAGATGAGCTGCTCACCCTGGGCATCAAGCCCACCAGACCAGAGCCTGGATATGGCTACATTCAATTGGGCGAGCCGGCGGAGAACGGCGTTTATCAAGTACAGTCGTTCACCGAAAAACCCGAAAGAGATTTTGCCAAGATGTTTGTGGAGAGCGGTGAGTTTTATTGGAACACGGGCATGTTCATGGCAAACATACGCTATTTGAGCCACTGTCTGTTCAAGTTGCTGCCCTCTGTGTTGCGCAATCTCGATGCCATGACGCCCCATTGGACCATCGAAGAGGAGAACCATTTCATCAATAAAAACTTCCCACTGTACCCCAACCTGTCGGTTGACAACGGTGTGCTGGAGAAATCAGAACGGGTGTACGTCATGAAATGCAACTTTGGCTGGGCCGACATCGGTACGTGGCACAGCATCTACGAGGCCATGCAGAAGAGCGAATCGGACAATGTGGTGATCGACAGCAACGTCATCCTTGAAGATTGCCAAAATAATGTCATCAAGTTGCCGAAAGATAAGCTGGCCATCCTCAACGGACTGGATGGCTACATCATCGCCGAACATGGCAACGTATTGCTTATTTGCAAGAAAGAAGACTCGTCGGCACTGGTGAGAAAATATGTCAATGAGGTGCAAATCAAGAAGGGAACGGACTATATATAA